Genomic DNA from Desulfonema ishimotonii:
ATCAAATCCCTGACCTGGCTCTGCGGAGGAATGACATGAGCATGATTTTATCGTTGCGGCGGGTTTCGGACAAAAAAATAGAATCGCTTCTTGTAACCCCCGGGGATATCGTATGGTTTCTCACCGGGGCAGGCCCGCCGGATGAGAGCGACTTTCTGGCAAAACTGCTGGGAGAAGAAAAACCGGATGGGCCACAGGCACCGGGGGCGTGGGTCGGGCCGTCCGGGGATGAAGAGATTGATCTTGACAAAGCGTGGCACGGCATCCACTATCTCCTGACCGGCACGGCATGGGAAGGAAACGGGCCGGAAAATTTCATCATCCTCGGTGGCCGGGAAATCGGAAATGTCGATGTGGGTTACGGCCCTGCCCGTGCTTTCAGCAGCGGGGAAGTGACGCAGATCAGCAGCGCGTTGCACACCGTTTCCGATGCGGATCTCCGAAAAAGATATGCGCCGGAGAAGATGGACGCCCTGGAGATCTACCCGGTCATGTACCGGGAGGAGGGCGAATCGGCCTTTGACGATCTCAGAAGACATTTTCATATGCTGAGGGCGTTTATCGCCAGCACCGAAAAAAAAGACGAAGGCCTGATTCTCTATCTCACCTGATCCGTCTCTGAAGAAGGGAAAATGAACAGAACTGTGACCACTCAGATTGACCCGGAACGATGCATCGGCTGCGGCCTGTGCGTCCGGGTGTGCCCCTCCGGCACCCTTTCCATGCAGGGAGACAGGGCCGTCGTCACCGGCATCCGGTCGCTGGGCTGCGGCCATTGCGCGGCCATATGTCCGGCAGATGCCGTGCGGGTGACGGCCCTTGAAAATGAGAGCCTGGATTTTCAGACCTTTTCGGAAGAGCGGGCGTGGCTTCCCTTTGGCGAATATGACACAGCGCAACTGGTCCGGCTCCTGCGGTCACGCCGCTCCTGCCGGAATTACTCGGACAAACCGGTCTCCCCTGCCCTGCTCGAAGACCTGGTGAGAATCGGCATCACCGCCCCGTCCGGGACCAACAGCCAGAAATGGACCTTTACCCTTCTGCCGACCCGCGATCATGTGATGGCCCTGGGGGAGCGGATCGGCCTCTTTTTCAGAAAGCTGAACCGGCTGGCGGAAAAGCCGTGGCTGCGAAACGGCCTGAAATGGCTGGGCAAAAGCCAGCTGGACGGTTATTACAGAGAATATTATGAATCCGTGCGGGACGCGCTGGCCGAATATGAGAATACCGGCAGAGACCGGCTCTTTCACGGGGCCGCCGCCGCCATTATCGTGGGCGCAGGGCCGGGCGGAAGCTGTCCTGCCGAAGATGCCCTGCTGGCCACCCAGAACATCCTGCTGGGGGCCCACGCCATGGGACTGGGGAGCTGCCTGATCGGCTTTGCCGTGGAAGCCATGAAGAACGACAGGGCCATTGCCCGTTCTGCGGGCATCCCGGATGAAGAATCCGTCTGCGCGGTGATCGCCCTGGGGTGGCCGGATGCGGAATACCGGCGGCTCACCGGGAGAAAGCGTTTTACGCTGAGGTATTCTGAGAAATGACGGCGATCCGATTTTACCGCGTGCAGGACGAATACGGCTGTTTTTCCAACTTTGCCCCGTATCCCATTCATCTGGACGGCAAAACCTGGCCCACGTCCGAGCATTATTTTCAGGCACAGAAATTCCGGGAAACACGGCATCGGGAGGCGATCCGAAAGGCATCCTCCCCCATGAATGCCGCCCGCATGGGCCGGGACCGCCGGCGGCCGCTCCGGCCTGACTGGGAACAGGTAAAGAACGATGTCATGCGGAAGGCGGTGCGGGCCAAGTTTTTCCAGCACCCGGATATCGCGGAGATATTGCTGAACACCGGCCATGCCCGGCTGGTGGAACACACGGGAAATGACAGCTATTGGGGCGACGGCGGCCACGGACGGGGGCGCAATATGCTGGGACAGATTCTTACGGAGATCCGGGAAATGCTCAGGAACGGAGAGAAAAATGAATGAGACCCGTCAGACGGAAAAAGAGCGAAGCTTTATGACAACGCCGCTTTCCGCACGCGGTGTGCCGGTGTTTGTGGTCTATCTGCTGGCGTTTATCGGCGGCGTGTACATCTTAAACCCCGGTGCCGGGGTGATTGAACTGATACCGGACAACATTCCGATTATCGGCAATCTGGACGAGGGGGGCGCGTTTCTGGCGATCTGGTACGGACTGCTGGAGTATTTTGAAGGTCGGAAATACCGGCGACAGGATGATTCAGCCCCGAACTGAGCGATTCCTCTCAGCAAAAGACGGATGCCTGTTTTACCAAAAACGCCGGTTCTCAGGGATGTCGCAACAAATATGTTGCCTGCCGACAGCGCTGACGGGGCCGTAACCCCATCCTGCCGTTGACGGATATCGGTATTTTTATTTTCTCAAAGTCCCTCAGACCGAACGGTGTTCAAAGCGGCGCGCCTGCCCGTAGGGAAAGATGTGGATGACCTTTCCGGCATTGAGATGCGCCTGAGTGGTCTGCCAGAATTTCACGTCAAAGAGATCACCGTGGGCAGACTCAAATACAGCTTTCAGATGGTCGGGAAATCGTATAAACGTCCTGAATTCCTCCGGGAAAACATCCTGATCCCCCACATGAAACCAGGGCTCGGAGGAGAGTTCATCCTCATAACTTCTCGATTTCGGAAATTTTCTGAAATTGCACTCCGTCAGGAGCATCAGCTCGTCATAATCGTAAAACACCACCCGCCCGTGCCGGGTCACGCCGAAATTTTTCAGGAAGAGATCGCCCGGAAAAATATTGCTGGCGGCAAGCTCTTTTATGGCCCGGCCATAGTCGATGACCGCCTCGCGGGCGGCCTCCGTAACCGATTCCCTCACGTAAATGTCAAGGGGGGTCAGACGCCGCTCGGCGTACAGGTGCCGGATAATCACGCGGTCCGCTTTAATGATCACGGAATTGCGGGCCATGCGCCGGAATTCCGCCAGCAGCCCGTCTGAAAAACGGGCACGGCCGAACTCCAGATATTCAAACTCCTGGGCGTCCACCAGCCGTCCGGCCCTGTCGTGCCGGAAGACCAGCTGATAGCGGTTTCGGACCGCATCCCGCGACGTGTTTTTCGGATATTCAAACCGGTCCCTGATGATTTTGAACACCACGTTAAAAGAAGGCAGGGTGAAGACCAGCATGACCATTCCCTTTTCGCCCTTTGCGATTTCAAACTGATCATCGGAAGCTGCGAGGCTCCGGGTCAGCTCGCGGAACAGCTCTGCTTTTCCGTGTTTGTGGAACCCGACGGAGGTGTATATCTCCGAAACCCGTTTCAGCGGGATAATGGTTTTCAGAAAATTGACCATTTCCGACGGGTTGCTGACCTCAGCATGGAAATAGGATCGGGTGAAGCTGAACAGAATGCTGATCTCCCGGCCGGTCAGCAGCACGGCATCGACCATGACCCCCTCCGGCTCACTCAGCAGGGCGATGACCATCGGAAAAATCCGGTGCCCGATGCGGAGTCTGCCGATGATGTAAGCGGCCCTGTCCCGGTAAAATACCGGTTCAATCATCTCCGCCCCGTTGATTTGCCGTGTGCCGATCCGGTTTGCCATATGGTTTTCAAGGGCTTCTGTCACCCGGCGGATATCCCGTTCCATATCCTGAAATTCAAATTCCGAACCATAGGCGCTGATAATTTCCCGGATCAGATCCCGGGGCGTCCACGGTGCGGGGGGCTGCGGGTAGAACCTGCAGACCGGGCACGCCCTGTCCTCGATCCGGGGAATTTTGAAATCGGCAGCAATGAATTCAGCCGCAGGATTGACGCCCACAGTGCCGGAAAGCCTGCGCACCACCGAATTATAAAATGTTTCTGTCAGCTCAAAATCGGTCCGGCCGGCGATCAGAGCGGCATACACCTGTTTCATTGCAGGACCGGCCCCTGTCAGATCCGGCGGATCGCCGTTTTCGCATCTCAGTGCCGCAACGGTCCGGTTGACAGTTTCGGTGTAAAGATCCAGCCGTTCCAGTGCATCCTGGTGAACCCCCTGCCAGTCCCGCTGATTAAACCGGTCCCCGGACCGCCGGGTGATTTCCAGAAATTTTGCCTGATATGTGTCAAATGCGTCACGGATGTGTTCTGCTGCGCATGTCGCGGCATTGTCAATCTTCATTGTTTTTTTCACAGGAACCTCCGGTACTAGGGAAATGGGTTCGGAGCAACACCCATAGAATAATATGAAACAGCGGAAAAACAAGCGGTTATGAAAAAATATGAAATTTTTGAAAGGCTGGGCGAGATATGGGGTCAGGGTAATCTTCATTTTCTGTATTGACTTCAATCTGATGGGGTTTTATATTTTTTCTAAATTTCATAATAATTTCCGTTTATCTGAGAATTCCCCAAACCCTCACCGCATGTCCATGCTGCACCTCAGAGAGGAAAACCATATGGAACCCACACACGATACACACGGCATTACCCTTCACGGCCCGGTCACACCTGAATTTGAACGGATTCTGACCCCCGAAGCCCTTGATTTCGTCGCGATCCTGGCCCGTGAATTCGAGGCCCGGCGCGTGGCGCTGATGGAACGGCGGAAAGAGGTTCAGTCTCAGATTGACAGCGGCATATTGCCCGATTTTCTTCCGGAAACAGCGGATATCCGGAACGGAGACTGGCGCGTTGCCCCGATTCCCGAAGATCTTCAGGACCGCCGCGTGGAGATTACCGGACCGGTGGAGCGGAAGATGGTGATCAATGCCCTCAACTCCGGCGCAAAGACGTTTATGGCCGACCTTGAGGATTCTCACGCCCCCACCTGGGCCGGCACAATTCAGGGGCAGATCAACCTCTGTGACACTGTGGACCGCACCGTTGAATTTATCAGCCCGGAGGGCCGGGAATACCGACTCAGTGATGAGATCGCCACGCTCATTGTCCGGCCCCGTGGCTGGCACCTGGTGGAAAAACACGTTCATGTGGACAGCAATCCGGTTTCCGCCAGCATATTCGACTTTGCCCTCTACTTCTTTCACAACGCGAAAAAACTGACAGAACAGGGGAGCGGCCCCTATTTCTATCTGCCCAAGATGGAGAGTTACCTGGAAGCCCGGCTCTGGAACGATATCTTCATCCGCGCCCAGGAAATCATGGGACTCCCGCACGGGACCATCAAGGCCACGGTGCTGATTGAGACCATTCTTGCGGCCTTTCAGATGGACGAAATTCTGTACGAACTCCGGGACCACATGGCCGGACTCAACTGCGGCCGGTGGGATTATATTTTCAGTTTTATCAAGCGGTTTAAAAACGTGCCGGACTACATCTTCCCGGACCGGGTTCAGATCACCATGACCCGCCACTGTATGCACTCCTATTCCCTGCTGGCCATTCAGACCTGTCATCGGCGCGGGGCACACGCCATCGGCGGCATGGCCGCACAGATTCCCATAAAAAACGATCCGCAGGCCAATGCGGCTGCGCTGGAAAAGGTGCGGGAGGATAAGATCCGCGAGGCCACGGACGGCCATGACGGCACATGGGTGGCCCATCCGGGGCTGGTGCCCATCGCGCTGGAACAGTTCGACAAGGCCATGCCCGATGCCAATCAGGTGAACCGGTTGCGGGAGGATATCAGGATTACGGCGGCGGATCTGCTGAAACGGCCCCAGGGAACGATTACCGAACCGGGGCTTCGCACCAATATCAGCGTGGGGATTCAGTATATGGCCTCCTGGCTCTCCGGCAACGGGTGCGTGCCCATCAACCACCTGATGGAGGATGCGGCCACGGCTGAAATCTCCCGGACCCAGGTCTGGCAGTGGGTGCATCACCCGCAGGGAATTCTGGAAGACGGCCGCAGGGTGACGCCTGACCTGTTCCGAACAGTCATGGCCGAGGAGATGGAAAAGATCCGGCAGACGGTCGGAGAAACGCGGTTTGCCGCAGGAAATTACGAAAAGGCCGCGCAATTGTTTGACGAAATTATCACCGACGATGATCTGGCGGAATTTTTAACGCTCCGGGCCTATGAATATCTCGACTGAGGTTAATTCATACCGAATGGTTTCGCAAACAGTCTGTCCCATTTATCTGCTGTCATTTTGCTGAAGGTTATAATCAAGTTATTCCGAATAGTTACTGAGCATTACTTTCACAGGAATGACGGTTTTTCAGACTTTTTGTGAACTCATCATAAACAGTGTGCGGAGACCGGAAGAGCAGAGCGATGCAGACATCTTCTCAGGAAAAAAGGCCGCCCCGCCAATGGGCAGGTTATCGTGCCGGACGCCCGTACACCGGGCAGTCAACTGGCAAGCTGAAATAAATAAGGAGCCGCGTATGAAGACCATCGAAGAAAAGGCAATAGAACTGGAAGAAAAGCTTTCGTGTCATGAAATCGACTTTGGTGAAATTGAGGATCTGGAGAATCGGTGGAAAAAAGACCCCCGGTGGGCAGGGATTGTCCGCCCCTACACGGCGGGAGAGGTTCTCAACCTGCGCGGGACACTCAGGGTGGAACATACCTTTGCCAGGGCCGGGGCCAAGCGGCTGTGGCGGCTTCTTCAGACCGAGCCTTTTGTGGCCGCGCTGGGGGCCCTGACCGGCAATCAGGCCGTGCAGCAGGTCGAAGCGGGCCTCAAGGCAATCTACCTGAGCGGCTGGCAGGTGGCTGCCGATAACAATCTGGCCGGCGAGATGTACCCGGATCAGAGTCTGTATCCGGCCAACAGCGTTCCAAATGTGGTACACCGGATCAACAACGCCCTGCGACGGGCCGATCAGATCCAGGTGCTCGATTGCCGCAAGGGCGGGCCGTACTGGTTTGCGCCCATTGTGGCCGATGCCGAGGCCGGGTTCGGCGGCCCTCTGAACGCCTATGAACTGATGAAGGCCATGATCGGGGCCGGTGCGGCAGGGGTCCATTATGAGGATCAGCTGGCGTCGGCCAAGAAATGCGGCCACATGGGCGGCAAGGTGCTGGTGCCGACGCGGGAGTTTATCACCAAGCTGGTGGCGGCCCGGCTGGCGGCAGATGTGTGCGATGTGCCCACAATTCTCATTGCCCGGACCGATGCGGACGCAGCCAAACTGATCACCAGCGATATTGACGAGCGGGACCGCCCTTTTATTACCGGTCCGAAGCGGACGAGCGAAGGGTTTTTCCAGGTCCGGGGCGGGGTGGAATCGGCCATTGCCAGGGGACTGGCCTATGCGCCCTATGCGGACATGATCTGGTGTGAAACCTCGCGGCCCGATCTGGAGCAGGCCAGAAAATTCGCAGAGGGGATTCACGCGGAATTTCCCGGCAAGCTGCTGAGTTATAACTGCTCACCGTCGTTCAACTGGAAGGCCCATCTCGATAACGCCACCATTGCCAGATTTCAGCGGGAGCTGGCGGCAATGGGATATAAATTCCAGTTCGTCACCCTGGCGGGGTTTCATACCCTCAACCTGGGGATGTTCGATCTGGCCCAGAGTTATCAGAAAGAGGGAATGGCGGCCTATTCAGAGTTTCAGCAGGAGGAGTTCCGGCATGAAAAAAGCGAGGGCTATATGGCGACCAGCCATCAGCGGTTTGTGGGGGCCGGTTATTTTGACCGCCTGATGAACGCCATCACCGGGGGCGATACCTCTGTGGAAGCCCTGAAAGGCTCAACCGAGGAAGAGCAGTTTTAGCGGATTCGGATATCCGCTCTTCTGAAGGATGCCGGGCCTCATATCAAAATTAAATTGACGGTTGATGAATGCCTGTTTGCGTGAAATTTACACCGCCCCCGTCTCTTAGGGCCTGTAAAAAAATAAACTGTTCAATGGCAATCTGCGGAAGCATCATTCATATGGCTTGAAGGTTGAAGATTGTCCAGGTTGTTTCGTTACAAGCCCTTAGACTTTGACGGAACAGCAGCATAACTGGAAATTTTCAAAAAAATAATACCTGAGTAAAACCTGAGCAGCATGGATCTGACCCATTACCAGAATTATGTCATTCCTAACGAATGTGAGGAACCTTAAAATTTCTCAGTCCACCCAAAATGACAGTTATCCGGGTGTGGTAAAAGAACTTAGGAGTTTGAAAAAATAAAAATGCCGATATCCGTCAACGGTAGGACGGGGTTACGCCCCCGTCAGCGCTGTCGGCAGGCAACATATCTGTTTCAACATCCCTTATTTGACAGTACAGTTACAAGATAAAAACCATTCAGACATATCACATAACGCGCCAATTGTCCCCGCAGGTATCTTGTCAGAAAGCAGGGGCTGATCATAAACCCATATATTTCCAAGGAGATCATTTATGACAACGCCGAGTAAGGAGGAAAGAAGGAAAAACGTCATTGAGGTTCTGAACAAGGCAAGGGCGATGGAGCTTCAGGCGATCCACCAGTACATGAATCAGCATTATAACCTGGATGATATGGACTACGGCGAACTGGCAGCCAAAATCAAGCTGATCGCCATTGATGAAATGCGTCATGCGGAAATGTTTGCAGAGCGGATCAAAGAGCTGGGCGGCGAGCCGACGACGGACCTGGCGGGCAAGGTTGAAAAAAGACAGGATGTCAAAGCGGTCTTTCCATTCGACGCCGCCCTTGAAGATGACACCGTTGATATCTACAACCAGTTTCTTCAGGTCTGCCGGGAGAACGGCGACAGCTCAACCATGAAGATATTTGAATCGGTCATCGACGAAGAGCAATTGCACCTCAATTACTTTGAGAATATTGCCGAACATATAGAAAAACTGGGCAACTCATATCTTGCCCGCATTGCCGGGACGTCGTCGGCCACGGGCCTGGGGACAAGCGGCTTTGCTGTGAGCGAAGGGGGATGATTCCGCATAGCTCCTGATCCCTTTCCCGCTTTATTCTGACAGGCCGGCTGGAAACGCCAGCCTGTCAGCACCGTTCGGAAACGCCGGATCGTTTTCGGCGGGGCGTTACCGTAACGCGGCAGGAATGCCGTACCCTATTTCCCCGTAAATATGGGTTTCCGTTTCTCGGCAAAGGCGGTCATGGCTTCCATAAGATCAGCGGACGGGATGATGTTGGTGCTGACGGACGCCACATACCGCAGGCCGTCTGTCACAGATTTGCCGACGCCATCGTTCAGGACATCCTTGGAGGCCTGCACCGCCAGGGGCGAATTTTCCGCGATCTCCGCCGCCATTTTTTCCGCGCCCTCAAAAAGCGTCTCTTTCGATTCAAACACCCCGCTGACCAGCAGGATCTCTTTGGCCCGCTCCGCATTGAAATTTTTGGCGGTGAAGGCAAGCTCTCTGGCAATCCCCTGCCCGACGATCAGCGGAATACGCTGCAACACGCCCACATCCGCCACAAAACCGACCGCCGCCTCTTTGAGCGAGAAGACCGCGTCGGATGCACAGAGCCGGATGTCACAGGCCGTTGCCATGTCAAGTCCGGCCCCGATGCAGTGGCCGTGAATGGCCGCGATGACCGGCTTTTTGCACCGCTCGATACAGGTCATGGTCTCCTGCAGCGCCTGAATTCTGGGAAGCAGCCGCCATTTCACCCCGCCCTTCTGTTCGTTGTCCAGCATCTCCGGCAGGGCCGGAATCATCCCCATCAGGTCTATACCGGCCGTAAAGCAGTCCCCTTTTCCGGCCACGATGACCACGCGGATCTCCGGGTCGGCATCCAGATCCTCAAAGATCGGTATGGCCTCTTTCCACGCCGGGGGATTCATGGCGTTCTTTTTGTCCGGCCGGTTCAGCCAGACCCATGCAACAGGCGGTTTCTTTTCCACAAGATAAAATTCATACTCGCTCATTACCCTTCTCCTTTTTCGCAGTTGAGATCACAGAACATCAGGTTATCCGGCAATCCGGTAGTAAAGTCCGCTTGTAACAGCCCAGGCCAGTATCAAAGCCGTTGCCACCATACATATGGCCGCAAAGGATTTGTCGAAAAACCGCTCCGGCCGCCGTTCCCGATACGCCAGCAGCCAGCCCAGAGCGATTCCGGCAATGATGCCGCCCCCGTGCCCCCAGTTATTGATCCCCGGCATCAGGCCGAAAAGAAATATGCCCAGCACCCAGCCGCTGACCTGTTTGTAAACCGCCTGCCCGAAAGTGCCGCCCCGGCTTTTGCCGTAATACAGGGCCGCACCGATGAGACCGCATACACCGGCTGAAGCGCCGATGGTAAACCGCACACCGGCCAGCCAGGAGACCGCATACCCGGCCACACCGGCCAGGGTGTAGAGGATCATCAGCCGGTATGTGCCGTACACCTGATAAATCAGGGTACCGATATGCCGGAACGCGATCATATTGAACACAATGTGGAGCAGGCTGCCGTGGAGATAATTGGCGGACAGCAGGGTCCACCAGCGGTTCATGTGGTCAATGGGGATGGTGCCGGTGGCGCCCAGCAGCAACAGGCTGTCATTGGACGGAGAAAAGGCACGGAACGGGTTGGCAAGTCCCATTGTGGGGGGATAGAGCAAAAGGGTGAGCAGGTAAATGGCCGCATTAACAGTGATAATGGTTCGGATGAGGTGTTCACCGTTGCCAAATCCCCGGATCAGAAAATTGTTCTTGAAGTGGGAGCCGGGGGAACCTGTGCCGCAGTAGGGACATCGGGGTTCGTCGATACTGATGAGCTTGTTGCAGTTGGGGCATAAAATGGAATGTCTTTGTCTGTCTGTCATCTGATTCCGTTCCGGGGTTGAGGTTCCGACAAAAGCCAGGGTGCGGAAGCGACGCTTTCGCACCCTGGCTGTCAGCACAATTGATCTTAGGGAATTTCATTAAATAAAACGACCACATCACCTCGTCAATACGTCCCCCTGTCCTGAAACAGCATTCAGACTCAAAGTCTGAACTCCTCCGGCACAATATCCGGGAGTTCGGAACCCAGATCTGAGATCCGGTGGGGATGAATTTACTGCCGGAGTGCTACCGATACCATTTAACGACGGGACGGGGTACGTCGCCACGGTGAATGACGGATGCGGAACTCAGCGCCGCCAGAGGGCAGACTGTTTGTGATGAAACACCCGCGCCACATCAGTCTGCCAGTTCCCGTGATTTCCGAAAGGCCTGATCTGCGGCCTCATCCTCCCCCCGTTGCTGAAACGACTCCCCGATGATGCGCCAGTTTTGCGCCTGTAGCTCGCGGTTTCCCCTGGCCAGCAGATTCGACTTTTTCGCCAGCTGCTCGGCCTGCGCATAGTTGCCCCGTTCCAGTTGAATCTGCGCCGTCAGGTGCCACAGTTCCGGGTTGGTAGAATCAATGCGAATCGCCCGTTCGGCAGTGGCAAAGGCGCGGTCAAGGTCTCCCTGCTCCATCTGCTGCCGGGCCTTATCCGCCAGGGGCGTCACAGCCGCAATCAGCTGGCCGTCCCCGGCGTTTCCGGCGGTTTCCCCGCCGATACGCGGCGTGGGTTTGGGAGCGGACGGCGCCGTGGGATATTCCGTGGGGGGATATTCCGAAACCCCGGCAGGGGCGTCCGGCGGGGACGGTATCGTCTGCGATGTCTGGGATACCGTCCGCTCAGGGGGCGGCACCCAGAGCGGACGCCCCTGTTCATCATAAATGGGAGATGGTTTCCGGGAGTGTACCGGCGGCGCAGGCGTGGCACATCCGTAAAAGGCAAATCCGGTCGCCATCACGATCATCAGTAAAAATCTCGATTTTAATTTCATCAGAATAAATCCTTCAGCCAGTCAAGCAGATTTTCGTTTTGTTTTTTCTGTACGCCGGGCGTGGGCTGTTTCCGGTACATCCGGCCTGCCGAATCACAGGCGACCGCCTCTTTGGGTTCCGAACCGGCGATAAAGGGGATCGAAATGGCGCCCGGGCAGGACTCATCCGTCTGGTAGCCGGTGTCGGGGTCCACAATGACCCACCGGATATTTTCAGGCTGGGAAACCCGGAGGGGCGCGTTGGGGATGCGGGACATGAAATCCCCCCAGACCCGGAGCGCACCGGATGCGCCGGTCAGGCCGCAGGGTTTGTTATCGTCCCGGCCCACCCAGACCACGGCCAGATGATCTCCGGTAAATCCCGCAAACCAGCTGTCCCGCAGGTCGTTGGAGGTACCGGTCTTTCCGGCCACCCCCATATTCCGGGGCAGCATGTTTTGCAGGGCGCGCCCTGTGCCCTCGGCCACCACGGCCTGAAGGGCCTTGCCGAGCAGATATACCGCCCCCGGCTCGACATTTTCCCGGACCGAAAGCGGGTAGCGCTGAAGCGGTGTGCCGTCAGGCTGGTAAACCGCGTGGATGGCCCGGATGGGCGAGTAAAATCCGCCGGACGCCAGCGTCTGATACATCTGAGCCACTTCGGTGACGGACATGGGAACGGTCCCCAGAAGCGCCGACGGATAAGGCGCAAACTCCCGTTCCACGCCCAGCTGGTGAAGGGTGGCAAAGACATTCTCAAGCCCCATCTCCATTCCCAGCCGCACAGTTGCCACGTTGTACGAATGGGCCAGCGCGGAATAGAGGGGCACAAGGCCGTGATACCGGCGGTCATAATTCTGGGGAACCCAGTCGCCGCCGTCTTTGCCGCCTTTGACCCGTATGACGGAATCGTCCAGCGGGGTGATCAGGTTATACTGCTCCGGGTATTGCAGGGCGGTCAGGTACACGGCAGGCTTGATCAGCGAGCCGATGGGCCGGCGGGCGTCCAGCGCACGGTTGAATCCGTATGCGCCCGGTTTTCTGGCTCCGGCCAGGGCCAGCACCTCGTTGCCCCCGGGCGAGGTGACAATGGCGGCAGCCTCAAGCTTGCCCGAAGCCAGCTTCCGCTGGGATTCGAGACTGGCCAGCCGGGCCGCAACCGATTTTTCCACGGCCAACTGAATCCGGGGATCAAAGGCCGTGAAGATGCGCAGCCCCTCTGTTCTCAGATCCT
This window encodes:
- a CDS encoding YfbM family protein, giving the protein MSMILSLRRVSDKKIESLLVTPGDIVWFLTGAGPPDESDFLAKLLGEEKPDGPQAPGAWVGPSGDEEIDLDKAWHGIHYLLTGTAWEGNGPENFIILGGREIGNVDVGYGPARAFSSGEVTQISSALHTVSDADLRKRYAPEKMDALEIYPVMYREEGESAFDDLRRHFHMLRAFIASTEKKDEGLILYLT
- a CDS encoding nitroreductase family protein, whose amino-acid sequence is MNRTVTTQIDPERCIGCGLCVRVCPSGTLSMQGDRAVVTGIRSLGCGHCAAICPADAVRVTALENESLDFQTFSEERAWLPFGEYDTAQLVRLLRSRRSCRNYSDKPVSPALLEDLVRIGITAPSGTNSQKWTFTLLPTRDHVMALGERIGLFFRKLNRLAEKPWLRNGLKWLGKSQLDGYYREYYESVRDALAEYENTGRDRLFHGAAAAIIVGAGPGGSCPAEDALLATQNILLGAHAMGLGSCLIGFAVEAMKNDRAIARSAGIPDEESVCAVIALGWPDAEYRRLTGRKRFTLRYSEK
- a CDS encoding NADAR family protein, with the translated sequence MTAIRFYRVQDEYGCFSNFAPYPIHLDGKTWPTSEHYFQAQKFRETRHREAIRKASSPMNAARMGRDRRRPLRPDWEQVKNDVMRKAVRAKFFQHPDIAEILLNTGHARLVEHTGNDSYWGDGGHGRGRNMLGQILTEIREMLRNGEKNE
- a CDS encoding YkvA family protein; amino-acid sequence: MNETRQTEKERSFMTTPLSARGVPVFVVYLLAFIGGVYILNPGAGVIELIPDNIPIIGNLDEGGAFLAIWYGLLEYFEGRKYRRQDDSAPN
- the aceK gene encoding bifunctional isocitrate dehydrogenase kinase/phosphatase, with translation MKKTMKIDNAATCAAEHIRDAFDTYQAKFLEITRRSGDRFNQRDWQGVHQDALERLDLYTETVNRTVAALRCENGDPPDLTGAGPAMKQVYAALIAGRTDFELTETFYNSVVRRLSGTVGVNPAAEFIAADFKIPRIEDRACPVCRFYPQPPAPWTPRDLIREIISAYGSEFEFQDMERDIRRVTEALENHMANRIGTRQINGAEMIEPVFYRDRAAYIIGRLRIGHRIFPMVIALLSEPEGVMVDAVLLTGREISILFSFTRSYFHAEVSNPSEMVNFLKTIIPLKRVSEIYTSVGFHKHGKAELFRELTRSLAASDDQFEIAKGEKGMVMLVFTLPSFNVVFKIIRDRFEYPKNTSRDAVRNRYQLVFRHDRAGRLVDAQEFEYLEFGRARFSDGLLAEFRRMARNSVIIKADRVIIRHLYAERRLTPLDIYVRESVTEAAREAVIDYGRAIKELAASNIFPGDLFLKNFGVTRHGRVVFYDYDELMLLTECNFRKFPKSRSYEDELSSEPWFHVGDQDVFPEEFRTFIRFPDHLKAVFESAHGDLFDVKFWQTTQAHLNAGKVIHIFPYGQARRFEHRSV
- the aceB gene encoding malate synthase A is translated as MEPTHDTHGITLHGPVTPEFERILTPEALDFVAILAREFEARRVALMERRKEVQSQIDSGILPDFLPETADIRNGDWRVAPIPEDLQDRRVEITGPVERKMVINALNSGAKTFMADLEDSHAPTWAGTIQGQINLCDTVDRTVEFISPEGREYRLSDEIATLIVRPRGWHLVEKHVHVDSNPVSASIFDFALYFFHNAKKLTEQGSGPYFYLPKMESYLEARLWNDIFIRAQEIMGLPHGTIKATVLIETILAAFQMDEILYELRDHMAGLNCGRWDYIFSFIKRFKNVPDYIFPDRVQITMTRHCMHSYSLLAIQTCHRRGAHAIGGMAAQIPIKNDPQANAAALEKVREDKIREATDGHDGTWVAHPGLVPIALEQFDKAMPDANQVNRLREDIRITAADLLKRPQGTITEPGLRTNISVGIQYMASWLSGNGCVPINHLMEDAATAEISRTQVWQWVHHPQGILEDGRRVTPDLFRTVMAEEMEKIRQTVGETRFAAGNYEKAAQLFDEIITDDDLAEFLTLRAYEYLD
- the aceA gene encoding isocitrate lyase; its protein translation is MKTIEEKAIELEEKLSCHEIDFGEIEDLENRWKKDPRWAGIVRPYTAGEVLNLRGTLRVEHTFARAGAKRLWRLLQTEPFVAALGALTGNQAVQQVEAGLKAIYLSGWQVAADNNLAGEMYPDQSLYPANSVPNVVHRINNALRRADQIQVLDCRKGGPYWFAPIVADAEAGFGGPLNAYELMKAMIGAGAAGVHYEDQLASAKKCGHMGGKVLVPTREFITKLVAARLAADVCDVPTILIARTDADAAKLITSDIDERDRPFITGPKRTSEGFFQVRGGVESAIARGLAYAPYADMIWCETSRPDLEQARKFAEGIHAEFPGKLLSYNCSPSFNWKAHLDNATIARFQRELAAMGYKFQFVTLAGFHTLNLGMFDLAQSYQKEGMAAYSEFQQEEFRHEKSEGYMATSHQRFVGAGYFDRLMNAITGGDTSVEALKGSTEEEQF
- a CDS encoding bacterioferritin: MTTPSKEERRKNVIEVLNKARAMELQAIHQYMNQHYNLDDMDYGELAAKIKLIAIDEMRHAEMFAERIKELGGEPTTDLAGKVEKRQDVKAVFPFDAALEDDTVDIYNQFLQVCRENGDSSTMKIFESVIDEEQLHLNYFENIAEHIEKLGNSYLARIAGTSSATGLGTSGFAVSEGG
- a CDS encoding crotonase/enoyl-CoA hydratase family protein → MSEYEFYLVEKKPPVAWVWLNRPDKKNAMNPPAWKEAIPIFEDLDADPEIRVVIVAGKGDCFTAGIDLMGMIPALPEMLDNEQKGGVKWRLLPRIQALQETMTCIERCKKPVIAAIHGHCIGAGLDMATACDIRLCASDAVFSLKEAAVGFVADVGVLQRIPLIVGQGIARELAFTAKNFNAERAKEILLVSGVFESKETLFEGAEKMAAEIAENSPLAVQASKDVLNDGVGKSVTDGLRYVASVSTNIIPSADLMEAMTAFAEKRKPIFTGK